Proteins from one Mycobacterium sp. HUMS_12744610 genomic window:
- a CDS encoding ISL3 family transposase, whose product MRMSRVLASGLGDQNMVIEDVTIETETTGRKQPKTSEVLVFSVRPKASQAGRCSRCRKRCPGYDAGGRDGNGIRRWRTLDVGTTKAYLQAAAPRVACGEHGVVVAHVPWARPGAKHTWAFEDTCAWLAAHTALSVLTVLLQIAWRTVAAIVTRVVADGRDTNDLLAGLSRIGIDEIAYRKGHRYLTCVVDHTTGRLVWAGEGRNQDTLGRFFDQLGAERAKLLTHVSCDGAEWIHALVRARAPQALICLDGFHVVAWAMKALDKVRVRTMTRAGITDRHAMWATRKNPADLSCEQRTSLAKIADTNRTLYRAYLLKEQLREVFRVKGTHGRQLLAGWLSWASHSRIPEFAALARSIRRYRDLIWNTLDHGLSNARSEATNTHLRALTKRAYGFHSPDALIAMAMLTRGGLCPALPGRK is encoded by the coding sequence TTGCGCATGTCCAGGGTATTGGCGAGCGGTCTGGGTGACCAAAACATGGTGATCGAGGACGTGACGATCGAGACCGAGACCACGGGTCGGAAGCAGCCGAAGACCTCCGAAGTTCTGGTGTTCTCGGTGCGGCCCAAGGCGTCGCAGGCGGGCCGGTGCTCGCGGTGCCGGAAGCGGTGCCCGGGCTATGACGCGGGGGGCCGGGACGGGAACGGGATCAGGCGCTGGCGGACCCTGGATGTGGGGACCACAAAGGCGTATCTGCAGGCCGCGGCCCCGCGGGTGGCATGCGGCGAGCATGGGGTGGTGGTTGCGCATGTGCCGTGGGCGCGGCCGGGCGCCAAACACACCTGGGCGTTCGAGGACACCTGCGCGTGGCTGGCCGCGCACACCGCATTGAGTGTGCTCACGGTGCTGCTGCAGATCGCCTGGCGCACCGTGGCGGCGATCGTGACCAGGGTGGTGGCCGATGGCCGCGACACCAACGACCTGCTCGCCGGACTGTCGCGGATCGGCATCGACGAGATCGCCTACCGCAAGGGACATCGCTACTTGACGTGCGTGGTTGACCACACGACAGGCCGGCTGGTGTGGGCCGGCGAGGGCCGCAACCAGGACACGCTGGGCCGGTTCTTCGATCAGCTCGGCGCCGAGCGGGCCAAGCTGCTCACCCACGTCAGCTGCGACGGGGCGGAATGGATCCACGCCCTGGTGCGTGCCCGCGCGCCGCAGGCGCTGATTTGCCTGGATGGGTTTCATGTCGTGGCCTGGGCCATGAAGGCACTGGACAAGGTGCGGGTACGCACCATGACCCGCGCCGGGATCACCGATCGGCACGCCATGTGGGCGACCCGCAAGAACCCGGCTGACCTGTCCTGCGAGCAGCGCACCAGCCTCGCTAAGATCGCCGACACCAACCGCACCCTCTACCGGGCGTATCTGCTCAAAGAGCAACTACGCGAGGTGTTTCGGGTCAAGGGCACCCACGGGCGGCAGCTGCTGGCCGGCTGGCTGTCGTGGGCGTCGCACTCACGCATCCCCGAGTTCGCCGCGCTGGCCCGCAGCATCCGCCGCTACCGCGACCTCATCTGGAACACGCTCGATCACGGCCTGTCCAACGCCCGATCCGAAGCCACTAACACCCACCTGCGGGCATTAACCAAACGCGCCTACGGATTCCACAGCCCAGACGCACTCATCGCCATGGCCATGCTCACCCGAGGCGGCCTCTGCCCAGCACTACCCGGACGGAAATGA
- a CDS encoding alpha/beta hydrolase, with translation MTRVADVNRRALLRIGAGAGAAAAGVWALSALLDPLEPRAAPQPQAPAPFEPSTAGTTLPTRLTGSFVSAARGGIRTNWVIALPPGQSAPLRPVIALHGVDGDANQMLDVGVENGLAQLVRAGRPPFAVVGVDGGNTYWHRRASGVDSGAMVLNELLPMLTSMGMDTSRVAFMGWSMGGYGALHLGAKLGPARTAGICAISPALFTSFATSDPGAFDSYDDWVQNSVLGVPALSQIPLRVDCGTFDRFALATRQFVGQLTAPPSGSFSLGGHDMFYWRGQLPGELAWLAA, from the coding sequence ATGACGCGCGTGGCTGACGTGAATCGCCGTGCGCTGTTGCGCATCGGCGCCGGTGCCGGCGCGGCCGCCGCCGGTGTGTGGGCGCTGAGCGCGCTGCTGGACCCGCTGGAGCCGCGGGCGGCGCCGCAGCCGCAGGCACCGGCACCGTTCGAGCCCTCGACCGCGGGAACGACCCTGCCGACCCGGCTGACCGGCTCGTTCGTCTCCGCCGCCCGCGGCGGCATCAGGACCAACTGGGTCATCGCCCTCCCGCCGGGCCAGAGCGCACCGCTGCGTCCGGTGATCGCGCTGCACGGAGTGGACGGCGACGCCAACCAGATGCTCGACGTCGGCGTCGAGAACGGGCTCGCCCAACTGGTCAGGGCGGGCCGCCCGCCGTTCGCGGTGGTGGGCGTGGACGGCGGCAACACCTACTGGCACCGGCGGGCGTCGGGCGTGGACTCCGGCGCCATGGTGCTCAACGAGCTGCTGCCCATGCTCACCTCGATGGGCATGGACACCTCCCGGGTGGCTTTCATGGGATGGTCGATGGGCGGCTACGGCGCGCTGCACCTGGGCGCCAAGCTGGGACCGGCCCGCACCGCCGGGATCTGCGCGATCAGCCCGGCGCTGTTCACCTCGTTCGCGACCAGCGATCCCGGTGCGTTCGACAGCTACGACGACTGGGTGCAGAACAGTGTGCTGGGCGTGCCGGCGCTGTCGCAGATCCCGCTGCGGGTCGACTGCGGCACCTTCGACCGCTTCGCCTTGGCCACCCGCCAGTTCGTCGGCCAGCTCACCGCCCCGCCGTCGGGCAGCTTCTCGCTGGGCGGCCACGACATGTTCTATTGGCGCGGGCAGCTGCCCGGCGAGCTGGCCTGGCTGGCGGCCTAG
- a CDS encoding Rv0518 family GDSL lipase: MGRRATIVAGLACVLVVFGQLARPAGARAFDTVDTRVYRIAVVGDSYTTGTDEGGLGPYSWTARVWRTLAGEGVRIAPDVSAEGRAGYVVLGDHGSIFEDLTARAVQPDDALVVFFGSRNDQGADLGMLAGKSHDTFDLARHLAPTARLLVIGPPWTSADVPKAILAIRDVLNAEARAAGAAFVDPIGDRWFFDRPDLIGADGVHPTDAGHQYLADKIAPLIRMQLPR; the protein is encoded by the coding sequence GTGGGTCGTCGGGCCACGATCGTCGCCGGCCTCGCGTGTGTGCTCGTGGTCTTTGGGCAGCTGGCGCGGCCGGCGGGGGCACGGGCCTTCGACACCGTGGACACCCGGGTCTACCGCATCGCGGTCGTCGGCGACTCGTACACCACCGGCACCGACGAGGGCGGCCTGGGCCCGTATTCCTGGACCGCGCGGGTGTGGCGCACGCTGGCCGGCGAGGGCGTGCGCATCGCGCCCGACGTGTCGGCCGAGGGCAGGGCCGGCTACGTCGTGCTCGGCGACCACGGCAGCATCTTCGAGGATCTGACCGCGCGCGCGGTCCAGCCCGACGACGCGCTGGTGGTGTTCTTCGGCTCCCGCAACGACCAGGGTGCCGATCTGGGGATGCTGGCCGGAAAGTCGCACGACACCTTCGATCTGGCGCGGCACCTGGCGCCGACGGCGCGGCTTCTGGTGATCGGGCCGCCGTGGACGAGCGCCGACGTGCCCAAGGCCATCCTGGCGATCCGCGACGTGCTCAACGCCGAGGCCCGGGCCGCCGGGGCGGCTTTCGTCGACCCGATCGGCGACCGCTGGTTCTTCGACCGGCCCGACCTGATCGGCGCGGACGGCGTGCACCCCACCGACGCGGGCCACCAGTACCTGGCGGACAAGATCGCGCCGTTGATCCGCATGCAGCTGCCCCGGTGA